The following are encoded together in the Girardinichthys multiradiatus isolate DD_20200921_A chromosome X, DD_fGirMul_XY1, whole genome shotgun sequence genome:
- the LOC124863114 gene encoding myeloid-associated differentiation marker homolog — protein MVKYGYVRKEGSQFRSKQNQQQPDSRITVRMATLDFKALTAPVGILRILEVIFTCITFSLVASVGHTTDSFWTWCMFSWCFCFCVTILTLVLEFTSLSSKLPISWDDFTTSFAMLATLMVLTASILYSIFFTCASCGRQIAACVLSFLTFILYAVEIGLTRAKPGEISGFLSTVPGLLKVLEAFVACVIFICLYYINYTLYPGLQWCVAVYSICFIFALLIILLTIGRLLSRFPAPFNKVLIVCNVLAVLMYITAAVIWPFYCFRNIPRPSYCPVNCGWNLLVVISFMTFFNLIAYIVDTVYSFKLVFFPTET, from the exons ATGGTTAAATATGGTTATGTAAG GAAGGAAGGCAGCCAGTTTAGGAGCAAGCAAAATCAACAGCAACCCGACAGCAGGATCACAGTCAGGATGGCTACACTGGACTTCAAGGCGCTGACAGCACCAGTGGGCATTTTGAGGATACTGGAGGTCATCTTCACTTGTATCACTTTCAGCTTGGTTGCATCAGTGGGCCACACGACTGACTCGTTTTGGACATGGTGCATGTTCTCTTGGTGCTTCTGCTTCTGTGTCACCATCCTCACACTGGTCCTGGAATTCACCAGCCTCAGCTCAAAGCTGCCCATCTCCTGGGATGATTTTACCACTTCGTTTGCCATGTTGGCTACCCTAATG GTGCTCACAGCATCGATCCTCTACTCCATCTTCTTCACCTGTGCTAGTTGTGGCAGACAGATTGCCGCCTGCGTTCTCTCCTTCTTGACCTTCATCCTGTATGCTGTTGAGATTGGACTGACTCGGGCCAAACCTGGTGAAATCAGTGGATTTCTCTCCACTGTGCCGGGCCTGCTCAAAGTTCTGGAGGCCTTTGTGGCCTGCGTAATCTTTATCTGTTTGTACTACATCAACTACACATTATATCCAGGTCTTCAGTGGTGTGTTGCCGTGTActccatttgttttatttttgcgcTCCTTATCATTCTTTTAACTATCGGCCGCCTGCTGTCCCGCTTCCCTGCACCTTTCAACAAGGTTCTGATAGTCTGCAATGTACTGGCCGTGCTGATGTACATAACAGCTGCCGTCATCTGGCCCTTCTACTGCTTCAGGAACATTCCCAGACCAAGCTACTGCCCAGTGAACTGTGGGTGGAATTTGCTAGTTGTTATTTCTTTTATGACCTTTTTTAACCTGATTGCTTACATTGTGGACACAGTGTATTCTTTCAAGCTGGTCTTCTTCCCCACTGAAACATAA